A stretch of Bacteroidota bacterium DNA encodes these proteins:
- a CDS encoding tetratricopeptide repeat protein, whose protein sequence is MQRFFLSFLILTFGFFSGCSVVDFIGAYFNTYYNASKLFTEAETEILKAPVRQTTRTERPFLAPFDIQPQTKAKFTTVIEKCSKLLQYHPESKLVDDALLMIGKSYYYQNEHQSAERKFKELLEAYPESDLALETRLLLANTYYRSNDKAAAATVARELFDHARSEKEEGIASGAALVLAHIESENKNLQTAIAYFKTAGELAESDGDQADAFRREAAHHEQLEQYADAAEAFRRSEQASNDHFKIAQARIGRARMLSKLEQHRQSIELLESLIENQNYREMFGDIDLEIGNVYRDEKDYASAEAQYRYVDTAYARTEASANSYYQRGLMYEHIFFNFDSARAAYDKGRGEVPQAEVTPLLAKRSDYLNRYFTLKKAIALNDSIKQFILNPDTTKSDTVTIEVTEHDTTVTDTTVGVALAKPESVAQAAPVIPPPPLDTVHARLAFNISELAGVFYTSMELADSAKYWYSLLMHEYPESPYIPRALYTLAQIERADSGYSRSYVDSLHREILKRLPESEFAAESRRYLGLPPLVKAPDTTEASYRRAETFVHDGDFVSALSSFESIVATDSVSPFAAKAQYTIGWIYENVKVNNDSSVAHYQRLVRRFPNSEYASVVQHKLAEYAMLRQRELQEQKATNDSLSVAPVQDATQPQTPDDNGPMKKLTVPVQPDTVIDGIRAKRPPPPSKSDDIPEQ, encoded by the coding sequence GTGCAGCGTTTTTTTCTTTCCTTTCTCATCCTCACCTTCGGTTTCTTTTCCGGATGCAGTGTTGTCGATTTCATCGGCGCCTATTTCAATACGTATTACAATGCAAGCAAGTTGTTCACCGAAGCCGAAACGGAAATCCTCAAAGCTCCGGTTCGCCAGACGACGCGAACGGAGCGGCCATTCCTGGCTCCGTTTGACATCCAGCCGCAAACGAAGGCCAAATTCACGACTGTGATCGAGAAGTGCTCGAAACTGCTTCAGTATCATCCCGAATCGAAGCTTGTGGACGACGCACTCTTAATGATCGGCAAGTCGTATTACTACCAAAACGAACATCAGTCTGCCGAGCGAAAATTCAAGGAACTCCTCGAAGCATACCCCGAAAGCGACCTCGCTCTGGAAACGAGGCTGTTACTCGCGAACACATATTACCGGAGCAACGACAAGGCCGCTGCCGCGACAGTTGCCCGGGAGTTGTTCGACCATGCGCGCAGCGAGAAGGAGGAGGGGATTGCTTCCGGTGCTGCTTTGGTGCTTGCTCATATTGAAAGCGAGAACAAAAACCTTCAAACGGCGATTGCCTATTTCAAGACAGCCGGCGAATTGGCGGAAAGCGATGGTGATCAGGCCGATGCATTCCGGCGTGAGGCGGCACACCATGAGCAATTGGAACAGTATGCAGATGCAGCGGAAGCATTCCGACGGTCGGAACAGGCCAGCAACGATCACTTCAAGATTGCACAGGCACGCATCGGGCGTGCCCGGATGCTCTCCAAACTGGAGCAACACCGGCAGAGTATTGAACTGCTTGAATCCCTTATCGAGAACCAAAATTACCGCGAGATGTTCGGCGACATCGATTTGGAGATCGGCAACGTCTATCGCGACGAAAAGGACTACGCATCGGCTGAGGCACAATACCGTTATGTCGACACGGCGTACGCCCGAACCGAGGCATCGGCCAATTCATATTATCAACGTGGATTGATGTACGAGCATATCTTCTTCAATTTTGATTCAGCCCGTGCAGCATACGACAAAGGCCGGGGAGAGGTACCTCAAGCCGAGGTAACACCGTTGTTGGCAAAGCGCAGCGACTATCTGAACAGATATTTCACGCTCAAGAAAGCAATAGCCCTCAACGACAGCATCAAGCAGTTTATTCTCAATCCCGATACGACGAAATCTGATACAGTAACGATTGAGGTGACCGAACACGATACAACCGTCACGGATACAACGGTCGGCGTCGCACTTGCAAAGCCCGAGAGCGTAGCGCAAGCTGCCCCCGTTATTCCGCCTCCGCCGCTGGATACTGTGCACGCGAGACTTGCGTTCAACATTTCGGAGTTGGCAGGCGTGTTTTATACAAGCATGGAGCTTGCGGATTCTGCGAAATATTGGTATTCGCTTTTGATGCATGAGTATCCCGAAAGTCCATACATCCCGCGCGCGCTATACACTCTCGCTCAAATCGAACGTGCTGATTCAGGCTATTCGCGGTCGTATGTTGATTCCCTGCATCGGGAAATCCTCAAGCGTTTGCCCGAGTCTGAATTCGCAGCAGAGTCACGCCGCTATCTCGGCCTCCCCCCGCTGGTGAAAGCCCCCGACACGACGGAAGCAAGTTACAGGCGTGCGGAAACATTCGTTCACGACGGCGATTTTGTATCGGCTCTTTCCTCATTCGAGAGTATTGTTGCAACAGATTCTGTCTCACCCTTTGCAGCAAAAGCCCAATACACCATCGGCTGGATTTATGAGAATGTGAAGGTGAACAATGACAGTTCGGTTGCTCACTACCAGCGTCTTGTACGGAGATTTCCGAATTCAGAGTATGCTTCCGTGGTTCAGCACAAGCTTGCCGAGTATGCCATGCTTCGCCAGAGAGAACTCCAGGAGCAGAAAGCGACGAATGATTCCTTGTCGGTGGCGCCGGTGCAAGACGCGACACAGCCTCAGACACCGGACGATAATGGTCCAATGAAGAAGCTGACAGTCCCGGTGCAGCCCGACACGGTAATCGATGGCATTCGCGCCAAAAGACCGCCGCCTCCCTCAAAATCTGACGACATTCCCGAGCAGTGA